From the genome of Pelosinus fermentans DSM 17108:
CAGCAAATGCCTAGTGTTATGGACTACTTTCTCCGGAGTCGCCATCTCTAGCAAATAGGTGCTAACATTCCCCATGGTAACCAACTTGGGGAACTCCTCTTTGAGCTTCCGCAAATTCACCATGGCATCCGTACTAATAGCATCAGCCTTCAATTCTGGTAAAGTATGTTTTACCGCGTTTATATTTCCGCAAATATGTACAATGACAGGTACGCCTTGAGAATGAATCGCCTCAACAATCTTGTTGATATATACCAGAGGGTATTCACAAAAAATGCGAGGTCCTAAGATTTCTCCAGTAGCTGTCGGATCAGCAATGGAAATAACATCCGCACCATTGTCAATCATTAATGCAGCATAAGCAATTAAAAAGTCACTTACATATTCCATTACTTTATGAGCAGCTAACGGATTGCGGCGCAAGTCCTTCAAAAAAACCATGGGATCAACAATAGAAGCCGCTGTACTGACCGGTCCGGTCAGATTGCCAATGACCGGAATATCAGGAAATCGCCTCGCCACACTATAAGTCGCCTGCATCACCGTATTAACCCGTCCTGTTTGGAGCATAACAGCAAATTCGCGGAAATCTACAGCCGATGACGATGAAAAAACTTCTTGCGTAATTTTAGGCTCACATTTCATGCTGCCATAATCAACTGCGCTGCCCAGTACCTCAGGCTCAACAGTCATACAAAAGGGAATACCTAGA
Proteins encoded in this window:
- a CDS encoding methylcobamide--CoM methyltransferase produces the protein MSNFTPKERLLKVLHKEKTDRPPVICPGGMMNAAIVDVMNRGGHVLPIAHSDDKLMAELAVDVFTNTGFENLGIPFCMTVEPEVLGSAVDYGSMKCEPKITQEVFSSSSAVDFREFAVMLQTGRVNTVMQATYSVARRFPDIPVIGNLTGPVSTAASIVDPMVFLKDLRRNPLAAHKVMEYVSDFLIAYAALMIDNGADVISIADPTATGEILGPRIFCEYPLVYINKIVEAIHSQGVPVIVHICGNINAVKHTLPELKADAISTDAMVNLRKLKEEFPKLVTMGNVSTYLLEMATPEKVVHNTRHLLQEGIDIIAPACGLSTSTPLDNIKAMSGTVKEK